A single genomic interval of Cucumis sativus cultivar 9930 chromosome 7, Cucumber_9930_V3, whole genome shotgun sequence harbors:
- the LOC101210425 gene encoding FCS-Like Zinc finger 8 — MMAGVGGGSGGCLPSPTSNSRKLSSSFFGSPRLFTSSSSKGLSETEAVMSPTSILEPFLGLRNSFWGESNSPRTQLTESKRPWDSKGIGLAIVDGLTEENSDPKPSKPDTRMVVLGSQLKIQIPPLPPFVSPTDDSPVSPIEFGIKTRNSHLGSLSPVSSLSPAKKSAFGSSSSGQETPNSPLVFTGCLSAGEIEQSEDYTCVISHGPNPKTTHIFGDCVIESGCGVYSPVRKENGFFRDRTSFSPENFLSFCNNCKKNLEQGKDIYMYRGEKAFCSDECRYQEMMLEEEEEEV, encoded by the exons ATGATGGCCGGTGTTGGTGGTGGAAGTGGTGGATGTTTACCTTCTCCGACGAGTAATAGCAGGAAATTGAGTTCGTCTTTCTTTGGTTCTCCGAGATTGTTTACAAGTTCTTCTTCAAAGGGATTGTCTGAAACTGAGGCTGTAATGAGTCCAACTTCAATTCTCGAACCGTTTTTGGGTCTGAGAAATTCGTTTTGGGGAGAATCAAATTCACCCAGAACGCAATTAACAGAGTCCAAACGACCGTGGGATTCCAAAGGAATCGGCCTTGCCATTGTCGACGGTTTAACGGAAGAGAATTCTGATCCCAAACCCTCGAAACCCGATACTCGAATGGTTGTATTGGGATCTCAATTAAAGATACAAATTCCTCCTCTTCCGCCGTTCGTTTCTCCGACCGACGACTCTCCAGTTTCGCCAATCGAATTCGGGATCAAGACGAGGAATTCCCATCTGGGTTCCTTATCCCCCGTTTCATCTCTGTCTCCGGCGAAGAAATCTGCGTTTGGATCCTCAAGCTCCGGCCAGGAAACTCCGAATTCTCCCCTAGTTTTCACCGGCTGTCTCTCGGCCGGCGAAATCGAACAATCAGAAGATTACACTTGTGTGATCTCTCACGGCCCAAATCCCAAAACCACACACATATTCGGCGATTGTGTAATCGAAAGCGGGTGTGGAGTATACTCACCcgtgagaaaagaaaatgggttTTTCAGAGATCGAACCAGTTTTTCACCGGAAAATTTCCTCAGTTTCTGTAACAATTGCAAGAAGAATCTTGAACAGGGAAAAGATATTTACATGTACAG AGGTGAAAAGGCATTTTGCAGCGATGAATGTCGATACCAAGAGATGATGttagaggaagaagaagaagaggtttga
- the LOC101210669 gene encoding folate-biopterin transporter 1, chloroplastic isoform X1: MSQPVSIPTAPSDLDDHTLLASNRGVEEVDPLISRVDGELSRVRLNDVKCFGVDLTPDNVAVAMVYFVQGVLGLAKLAVGFYLKDDLHLDPAETAVISGFAALPWLIKPLYGFISDSVPLFGYRRRSYLILSGLLGAFSWSFMATLVNSKYGAAMYILLGSLSVAFSDVVVDSMVVERARGESLSMSGSLQSLCWGSSAFGGIVSSYFSGSLVDSHGVRFVFGVTALLPLLISAVAVLVEEKRVCVPLNEPSLPSAGLGFLETSKQHILSLWTAVRQPNVYLPTLFIFLWQATPQSDSAMFFFTTNKLGFTPEFLGRVKLVTSIASLVGVALYNGFLKKVALRKIFLIMSIIGSALGMTQVFLITGLNREFGISDEWFSIGDSLIITVLGQASFMPVLVLAARICPEGMEATLFATLMSIFNGGSLVGGLVGAALTHLFGITKDRFDNLTTLVILCNLSSLLPLPLLGLLPEESSDLSSKESSDVEMKTI; this comes from the exons ATGTCGCAGCCCGTTTCAATTCCAACCGCCCCATCCGATTTGGACGATCACACCCTTCTCGCCTCCAACCGTG GTGTTGAGGAAGTTGACCCATTGATCTCACGTGTGGATGGAGAGTTGTCTAGAGTCAGGTTGAATGATGTCAAATGCTTTGGGGTAGATTTAACTCCTGATAATGTTGCTGTTGCTATGGTCTATTTTGTTCAAGGAGTTTTAGGCCTTGCAAAGCTTGCTGTCggtttttatttgaaagatGATTTGCATTTAGATCCTGCTGAG ACAGCTGTAATTTCTGGTTTTGCTGCATTGCCATGGCTGATCAAACCTCTCTATGGGTTTATTAG TGACTCCGTTCCTCTTTTTGGCTACCGAAGAAGGTCGTACTTGATTTTATCAGGGCTTCTTGGTGCATTCTCATGGAGCTTTATGGCCACCCTTGTTAATAGCAAGTATGGTGCTGCTATGTATATACTTCTCGGGTCTCTTTCTGTGGCGTTTTCTGATGTT GTGGTAGACTCAATGGTTGTAGAGAGGGCTCGTGGTGAATCACTAAGCATGTCTGGTTCTCTCCAGTCACTATGTTGGGGATCTTCAGCTTTTGGTGGAATTGTTAGTTCATACTTTAGTGGTTCCCTGGTGGATTCTCATGGTGTGAG GTTTGTATTTGGAGTAACAGCCTTATTACCTTTGTTGATATCAGCAGTTGCTGTTCTAGTTGAAGAAAAACGTGTTTGTGTTCCATTAAATGAGCCCAGTCTTCCCTCAGCCGGATTGGGTTTTCTTGAAACCTCAAAACAGCACATACTTAGCTTATGGACTGCTGTTAGACAGCCAAATGTTTATCTTCCCACACTGTTCATTTTTCTGTGGCAGGCAACACCACAGTCAGACTCagcaatgtttttctttac CACAAATAAACTGGGATTCACCCCCGAGTTTCTTGGACGAGTTAAGCTGGTTACTTCAATTGCATCTTTGGTTGGTGTAGCACTTTACAATGGGTTTCTTAAAAAGGTTGCATTGAGGAAAATTTTTCTAATCATGTCAATTATTGGTTCAGCTCTTGGGATGACGCAG GTTTTTCTTATTACTGGATTAAATCGAGAGTTTGGCATAAGCGATGAGTGGTTTTCTATTGGGGACTCTTTAATCATCACAGTTCTTGGCCAG GCTTCTTTCATGCCTGTTCTCGTGCTAGCAGCAAGAATATGTCCAGAGGGAATGGAAGCCACGCTTTTTGCAACTCTCATGTCTATATTTAATGGAGGAAGCCTTGTTGGAGGTCTGGTAGGTGCTGCTTTGACTCATCTCTTCGGTATAACTAAAGATAGATTTGACAATTTAACCACTCTAGTAATCCTGTGCAATCTGAGCTCCTTATTACCTTTGCCCCTCCTTGGCCTTCTTCCTGAGGAAAGTTCTGATCTTAGCTCAAAAGAGAGCTCAGATgtagaaatgaaaacaatttaa
- the LOC101210669 gene encoding folate-biopterin transporter 1, chloroplastic isoform X2 — translation MSQPVSIPTAPSDLDDHTLLASNRGVEEVDPLISRVDGELSRVRLNDVKCFGVDLTPDNVAVAMVYFVQGVLGLAKLAVGFYLKDDLHLDPAEVVDSMVVERARGESLSMSGSLQSLCWGSSAFGGIVSSYFSGSLVDSHGVRFVFGVTALLPLLISAVAVLVEEKRVCVPLNEPSLPSAGLGFLETSKQHILSLWTAVRQPNVYLPTLFIFLWQATPQSDSAMFFFTTNKLGFTPEFLGRVKLVTSIASLVGVALYNGFLKKVALRKIFLIMSIIGSALGMTQVFLITGLNREFGISDEWFSIGDSLIITVLGQASFMPVLVLAARICPEGMEATLFATLMSIFNGGSLVGGLVGAALTHLFGITKDRFDNLTTLVILCNLSSLLPLPLLGLLPEESSDLSSKESSDVEMKTI, via the exons ATGTCGCAGCCCGTTTCAATTCCAACCGCCCCATCCGATTTGGACGATCACACCCTTCTCGCCTCCAACCGTG GTGTTGAGGAAGTTGACCCATTGATCTCACGTGTGGATGGAGAGTTGTCTAGAGTCAGGTTGAATGATGTCAAATGCTTTGGGGTAGATTTAACTCCTGATAATGTTGCTGTTGCTATGGTCTATTTTGTTCAAGGAGTTTTAGGCCTTGCAAAGCTTGCTGTCggtttttatttgaaagatGATTTGCATTTAGATCCTGCTGAG GTGGTAGACTCAATGGTTGTAGAGAGGGCTCGTGGTGAATCACTAAGCATGTCTGGTTCTCTCCAGTCACTATGTTGGGGATCTTCAGCTTTTGGTGGAATTGTTAGTTCATACTTTAGTGGTTCCCTGGTGGATTCTCATGGTGTGAG GTTTGTATTTGGAGTAACAGCCTTATTACCTTTGTTGATATCAGCAGTTGCTGTTCTAGTTGAAGAAAAACGTGTTTGTGTTCCATTAAATGAGCCCAGTCTTCCCTCAGCCGGATTGGGTTTTCTTGAAACCTCAAAACAGCACATACTTAGCTTATGGACTGCTGTTAGACAGCCAAATGTTTATCTTCCCACACTGTTCATTTTTCTGTGGCAGGCAACACCACAGTCAGACTCagcaatgtttttctttac CACAAATAAACTGGGATTCACCCCCGAGTTTCTTGGACGAGTTAAGCTGGTTACTTCAATTGCATCTTTGGTTGGTGTAGCACTTTACAATGGGTTTCTTAAAAAGGTTGCATTGAGGAAAATTTTTCTAATCATGTCAATTATTGGTTCAGCTCTTGGGATGACGCAG GTTTTTCTTATTACTGGATTAAATCGAGAGTTTGGCATAAGCGATGAGTGGTTTTCTATTGGGGACTCTTTAATCATCACAGTTCTTGGCCAG GCTTCTTTCATGCCTGTTCTCGTGCTAGCAGCAAGAATATGTCCAGAGGGAATGGAAGCCACGCTTTTTGCAACTCTCATGTCTATATTTAATGGAGGAAGCCTTGTTGGAGGTCTGGTAGGTGCTGCTTTGACTCATCTCTTCGGTATAACTAAAGATAGATTTGACAATTTAACCACTCTAGTAATCCTGTGCAATCTGAGCTCCTTATTACCTTTGCCCCTCCTTGGCCTTCTTCCTGAGGAAAGTTCTGATCTTAGCTCAAAAGAGAGCTCAGATgtagaaatgaaaacaatttaa